The sequence below is a genomic window from Dictyostelium discoideum AX4 chromosome 5 chromosome, whole genome shotgun sequence.
GTCATATCTTACATTTACATTGTCTAAGATCTTGGTTAGAGAGACAACAAACTTGTCCAATTTGTAGAGCATTGGTAATTGTTGATGATCCAAATCGTCCAGTAAGTTTATTGAATAGACTATTTAGAAGAAGACCACCTgtacaaccaccaccacctcaacctgctgctgctgctgttgCTAATGCTGTTCCTGTCGTTAATGCTATTCCTGTTGTTAATGCTGTTCCTGTTATTCAACCTCAACAACCTAttcaacctcaacaacaaagaCAACAACCAAATATTAGaccttcttcttcttcatcatcatcacaacaacaaagaatAAGAGTTGCACTTAATgatattggtaataatattaataatagaaatattaatataagtAATAAGAGAGTGAATTTATCGAATATTCCACTCAGTAATCCAGTAACAATTAATCCACAACTTCAAAATGATAAAGATGTAGTTTTACATATAATGGCAATGCAAAAtcatattcaatttttaaattctcaaTTGgatcatattaaaaattatttaatagttAAAAATAGTTCAGAAAATATAGATAATAAAGAaagtgataataaaaatgaaaatgaaaaagaaaatgaaaaagaaaatgaaaaagaaaaagaatctGAAAGTGAAAAGGAtagtgaaattgaaattgaaggatcattaattaaaaaagatcaggttgatattgataacaatggtgataataataataataataataaagaaaataaagaagataCAGCATTAATAGAAAgagatgatgaaattaataaaaatcataccgacacaacaaataatacagataataatgataataataatgaaatcattgatgatgatattaaaaatgaagaaaatgataaaaagatTCCAACAGCAGTTGCAGAAggtgatttaattgatgaaacAGGAACTATAATGGGTTCACCTCATACAAATCAACCAACCATTCATGATGAACAAAAAGAAGGAAAGAAAATAGTCACCAATGATTTTATGGATCAATTAAGACAAAGAATAACAAAGTATAGAGAAAATGAATCTAATgatgataacaataatagtagtaataataataataataaatataatgagAGTGTTTAaatcattgttttttattttctccCAACCAATTTTGTtcttaaatgttttttttttatatttttatttttttttttttttaaataaaataaattaaatatcaaGCACCTATTTAATATTTCCAAGAAAAACTTTCccgccaaaaaaaaaatatatattttttttttttttgtttgttgtttttttcattttttttttatttttttttttttatttttatttttattttttatataaaaagatTTCCAcatacaacaaataatagtcaaattgtttttattattttttattattatttttttattattattaaaaaataaattataaaataaataaataaataaataatgaatgaaaattataatacaattaataagATATTACAAACTTTAGAAAGTAATATTAATGTTACTAGTAGTTTATCAAGTACAACAATTGAtcaaaaaattcaacaacaacagtttCAAGAGattgataaatcatttacattattaataaatttattaaaagagaGTGATGAAAATGGAATGGTAATATcagttttatcaaattcCGATATCGCATTAAGATTCATTAATATATTTCAAACTCATATAATatgttgtaataataatcaatcaacaccattaccaaatttaaaattaaaaaataataataataacaataacaataataataataataataataataataataatggtaataataatagtattttaaataatcaaattgataaattagcaattaattcattaagaTCATtaggattttttttatattcatcatcaattattaaatgtttatCATCAGATACTCAAATTAGAGAGATTTCAACATTGTTAGAGAACACTATTCAAGttacaaaaaataagaatataTGTAACTATGCGATTTGGTGTTTTTCATCCCAAAGTTTTCCAAATGGTCCAATTAGtaataaattaccaaatacATATTGTGATTTATTAGAAAACACTCCATTCAATTCTAAAACCATTGAAAATGaagttttaaattcttttacaACATTGCTACAACAAAATATTCAACtctatttaaattcaactgAAATTTGGttaccaattatttttaataaaattttaagatTAGAAAATTTACCAAAGTAAGTATATAAAAAttcataaataaattaataaacaaattaataaataaaataaattatttaagaaattaataataaaaaaatatataaaataatagtataacagaaaaattaaaacaaattttggaaattgttgttaatcattatcaaatgaagAATAATGTAATGAGTGAAAGAGTATCAGAGGTGTTATTAAGTAATTGTAATAGTTTTATGGAGAATATGGGTAAACTATTTGATACAAAGAATGAAATTCTAAGTATTCAATGTTGGGGTATCTATGTTTTCTTTACtggtaaattaatatttgtaaataaaatggCAAATAAAGTTTTAGGTTTAGCAGAGGtaagttaataataatgataataataaatttaaaaaatcaatataataataataatttctttaaaaaaaaaaaaaaaaaagaaatgtttTACacatgaaaataaattagttaGAATTGAAACATATAATAGttggaaattattaattgatagtATGGATATTGAATATATTAGTGTTGATAAAAGATTAGAATTATTTTGTGCACCATTTATGACAGGATTTACAAGTGAACGTGAAGCAGAGGTTAAAAAAACTAGTTTTTCAACATGGATGtactttttaaaacaatttaaaactCAACTATTCGATGTTTTCAATAAAGTTTTTACACCACTTTTTATTAGcattttaaagaatataaagacttttaaagataatgatgaaagtgaaaatgaaaagaataaaaataaaaataataataattatagtaataatgcAGATTTTGAATTAGGTGAATCAGCATTACATTTATTAGTATCAATTACAGCACCGTCACAAGAGGTTAGAAgagtttcaaaattaaaattacaggGATTGTATGGTATTGTTTTGGATacattaccattatcattCAATTCCAATCAAGTATTGAAATGTATAACTGGTGATTTGGAACCATTTACATTGGCAATCTCAACCAATTTCCTTTCAACTTCGACACCAACTAAAACCATTTTACCatattcaaatgaaaaaattgaaatttggaGTGGTCTATTGAAGAGAATGTCAAATATTGATAAGAGGGATCAAAACtatttaccttttttaaagaatgttttattatttattcagAAATTATTTGCCCAATTGGACCCATCCTCCCTATCACCTGATGATCATGAATTATGGTTTTATCGttcaatttatcaattaacaatttcaaatgtaCCAAATTCAGTTTTAATTGGTAGTggaagtagtagtagtaatactGAAAAtactggtggtggtagtggtagtggtaatggtgaaaatataattgaaaatataaatggtggtaaaaattatattgctattgatttctttacattgaatttaatagaatttggatttaaattaaatcctgatcaaattaaagaatttttaatacCATTGTTTGAAGAGTTATGTTCGTGTAGTTTCTCAAGTAATAATTATGTTGATTTAGCTTCAAGATTAAACTTTACAGTGGGTGTAATGAATGATAATGTCGATTCAGATATTGGCTTAGTTTATCTTTTACAACTTTGGTTCACACTAACTAAAACCATTCaatcatttataaaaaagtCACATCAACTATTATCTTTACCTCAACCATTGATAATAAGAATATTGGAGagtatttcaaatttactcATTTGGCCACTACGTGCAATTGCTTCGACACCATATTCCAACGATACAAGTATTAAACCAAGTTCAATGTTGGaatcaaatataaaattatggAAATCAACTTTTCAATCAATGGTAAccatattttcaattaaaaccaCTTTAAATCCAACAATTGCTTTCATATTACAAACTATTGATGATTTACAATTGAATTGtcatttcaattatttcgATTTCATTCTATCAATaatttcaccattattaGATAATTATGATATTACTCCAATAATTCAAAGtggtaatataaataatcaacatgaaaaaaagaaatctataaagaataataataataataacaatggaTCACCAGTAGGAAACTTATtagaaattgatttattaatttcaaatatattattaaatttaaataatattttaatgaattgtCATCATAGtaaaatgataattaatGGTGGTGTTAATCAGTTTAGAGTGTTGAAACAATTATCACCTTTATTTGAAAGTATTGGAAATATGATTAAAAAGTGTAAATCTGTACCAATGTGTTTGGCAACCTTAAAGAATATGGAAGGTTCATTCATTTTATACTTAAAAGATGGTGGTAAACCAACCGATCAAACAATTCTTACAAAGCAAACTAATGaagataaatatatattgaCAACGTTAATTAAAAGTTCTTTCTTTacattttattcaaatacattggatattttaattaatgatgctTCAAatctatcatcatcatcatcaacttaTTCCTCCTCTTCaccaatttataataataaactctTGGAacaattagaattattaattatatcagCATTTACAAGTTTAtctgatgaaaataaagaaaaagtatTATTCTTTTGGAATGAAACTTGGGGTAGACAATCTCAAAAtcaagatttaatttatccTTCAAAACTatataaatgttttaaaaagttaGAGAATAGagtatcaattaaattaccaaattttcaaaatcaactaaacaacaacaataacaacatcaataataataataaacgtTCAAATTCTCATTTAAgtgaatataataattatacacttgaattaaattcatcaagAAATGAAGATTCTCAAGATGGTTTTATTTTACCAGAGTCTGaacttaataaatttaataatcataatactaatttaataaacaaagataataaagatgTGATTATGGGTGGTAAATCTTCAAATACAACAGCAAcaccaaaaaagaaacaaagaGTTTCAACTTCCTCCAATAAAGATCAATATGTTTTCATTGATAAACCAATAGAAAATGATATTTCCACACAATCATTAACTGAACATCAAAtggaaatatttgaaaaacaaaaactaaaaagaAATTCCTCTACAACTTTATcctcttcattatcatctgCAAGCAACtccaacaataataataacaataataataatagtaatagtaacaCTCCtccaacattattattaaatggtattaatgataaatatattgaaaatgaagatttaCTCagtataattaataatttaaatgataaattatttgaaaatcaatCAACACTTTCACTATTACAAATTCAAACTATTTCTTtggaaatttcaaataagattaatataattttaaaaaataggttatttaataaataaaacttttaaaatagtatagttttttttttttttttaattgttctcTACAACTTTTTATTTCTGATTTTATTTCATTGAATCAAGAATTTTTCTAAGTTGAGTTTCGTTTGGtgaaacttaaaaaaaaaaaaattatagttaatatttttcatttttaattttgattggatattttttttatttttttaaaatttacacaccaatttcttttgttttttttcccttTTGGTATAACATAATTGTTGGAATACTTgttattgattttgttgattcatgtacatttattttatcaatttcaacttttaaaaatgttaccAAAGGGTATTGAGTGCTtaatttgttaaaaattGGCTCTAAAACTTTGCAAGCCTGAAACATTTaagtttttagtttttttttgtctttttttttttttttttttttttttaaaaaatacttaCACCTTTAATTCCAATtgatttgaatatttaattaaatatttatataaatataattatttaattaattaatttgacaattttaaataaaatcctattattaataaatatattatttaaatttaaataaaaaaattttaataattaccacctaaaaaaaaaataaaaatatgatTTTAGTTAATTTACAGTTTTaatatgatttaattttaaatagaaaCTTACACCATTCAGCTccaaaatttataattacttGGTCaccttttaataattcatctaATTTTGTATTTATAGAAACATTAGTAACCTTACTCATTTTTCTAATTATTGCtttaagtttatttttttttttttttttttttttctcaacaGCTTTTTAAAttgagattttaaaaaaaaaaaaaaaaaaaaaaaaaaaaaaaaaaccacccCAACTGTTTGAAAATGTTAAGtattaatatctaaaaataataaaattatttttatttatttgttgctAAAATATGATtcgattatttaaaataattttttaataattttcctaattaaaatttattgatttttttctattaatactattattattttttttttttttaatctaatttgttgtttttttttttaccaataataaaattatttatttttttcgaGAATATCTCTAAGCGACTGTTCACTTACAACATCTTTAATGAAAACATatgttataattttaattttgatattttttaaattttacaaaaaaagaaatacttTACTTAATTCTCCAACTTGCGATCCACCTTTAAAaactttgaaaatttttactAGTATTTTTTagtatctttaaaaaataaacatataaataaaaaaagaacaaattaTACATACTCCACCTAAAataaaaggtaaaaaaatttaaaaagaaacaaaattattaatattagaaGAAATCCTTTTATGGtaatatcaaaataaaaacttactCCATTCTGCACTAAAGTCAATTATTGGTCTTTCAAATGTTTATCTAATTCAAATGGTGATGAAACAAAAATTACTCTGctcatttttttaacaaataattattttcctGCTTTGTTTTAAAGAGTAAAAtcaatctaaaaaaaattttatggaaattggattaattaaaaataaaaaataaaataaaattgaaataaaacacataaataaaaaaaaaaattggtgatgttttttttttgtagaaCTCCCCTATACAACACTCTAAATTTGACTATTTTTTGCATATGAGATTTTGTgataatgattaaaaaaatatgggttccaaaaaaaaaaaataataaaattagtttaatccatttttaaaaaaaaaaatgatgattaaaaaaaaatttgtgaaTGAgggaaaaattaattatttaaatttaaaaaaaaaggaatagttaatagaaaataatttttatttgtgctaagaaaaaaaaaaaaaaaaaaaaaaaaaaaaaacctaagGATTCCCAATAAttcttattttaattaaaaaaaaaaaaaaaattaaaaaaaagtgaaaattaaaaaatatggggttcattaaaattttttttttttttttttcagttttttttatcttcacaaataaaaaaaagcagtaaaagtaataataataataatttaaacaatacacataataataacaataataataataataataataataataataataataataataataataataataataataataataataataataataataataataataattaataataataataattggtaAAAATGGTTGCtaatgaacaacaacaacaacaacaagaagaagaaagaaaagagGTTAAACTCATTCAATCACCAaacgataataataaatatagatACGTTAAATTAAAGAATGGTTTAGAAGTTGTATTAGTATCTGATGAAACTACAGACCAATCATCATGttgtttatcaattaatattggtTCACTTTGTAATCCAAGAGAGATTGAAGGTTTAGCTCATTTTTTAGAGCATATGCTTTTCCTTGGTACTGAAAAATTTCCTgttgaaaaagaatttgtaaattttatttatttaaatggtggTAGTTATAATGGTACAACTTCacgtatgttttttttttaaataaaaaataaaaaaataaaaaataaataaaaaaataaaataattaattccttttttttttttttttttttttttttttattcccaaaaataattaagcaaataaaacaaattattattttacgGTTAATCAAGAATCATTTGAAGAAGCATTAGATagattttcatcattttttatatcacCATTAATGAATGAGGATGCAGTTAATAGGGAATTGAATGCTGTGGATTCAgaacataataataatatgcaAAAAGATTTTTGGAGAATGGATAGAATTGTTAATGATCAATTTGAAGGTCACCCAATGTCAATGTTTTTCACTGGTGATAGTTCAACCTTGAAACGTGATGATATCCGTGAGAAGGTTGTTGAATTCTATCAACGTTACTATAGTGCCAATTTAATGAAAGTTTGTATCTTTGGTAGGGAATCTTTGGATCAATTGGAGGAGTATGCAAATAAATACTTTTTACCAATTGTTAATAAGGATGTGAAAGTTCCAAAGCTTCCACCGTTGGCCATCACGTCGAAATCGATAATGATCGAAGCAGAGCCAACACAAGATATGgatcttttgaaatttgtttttcCAATACCCGATGAAAAGTTATGCTTCTCAAAGAACTACAAGAATGCAAGTGCAAGCATTCTATCACATATATTGGGTCATGAATGCCAAGGTAGTCTATTTTCAGTGTTGTTCAATAAAGATTATGCATTCTCTCTATCCATTAGTAGTAATTCATTCTATGAGAATATGAACAAAattgaaattcaaattcacctAACCAAAACAGGCTTAGAGAATGTAGACGAAGTTATAGCCTTACTCTTTCAATCGTTTGAATTTGATACACCAGAATACTTTTTCACAGAGAAGAAACTTTTAAGTGAAATCAATTGGAAATCTTTTCAAAAAAGTGCACCCGCCAGCACCACCCAAGCCATCACCAGTAACTTGTTCCGTGTTGAAAGACCAGAGGAAACATTAAAGTATAATAACTTTTTAGAGCAATTTGCACCAGAGAAAATTAAAGAGATTCAAAGTTATCTTCGTCCTGATAATATGATTTGTTTATTCTATTCCTCAACCAAATTCAAAGGTAAAACCACCGAAATCGAACcacattataaaattaaattcaacaaaagaTACATTGAACAATCAGATTTCGATAAATGGAAATCTTTCCCAAAGAATACCAATCTTTTCCTACCAAAAGAGAATCCATTCCTCCCAATCGATACTACCATCAAAGCGCCACAAGATCATTCAATTCATATTCCAAAGGAggtttacaacaacaatggTGTTAAAGTCTATCATTCATTGGACCATCGTTTCAATTCACCAAAGGCCAGAGTCAACATTCGTTTCGAA
It includes:
- the trxD gene encoding hypothetical protein, translated to MSKVTNVSINTKLDELLKGDQVIINFGAEWCGACKVLEPIFNKLSTQYPLVTFLKVEIDKINVHESTKSITSIPTIMLYQKGKKTKEIVSPNETQLRKILDSMK
- a CDS encoding hypothetical protein (Q9JHR7 Insulin-degrading enzyme (EC 3.4.24.56) (Insulysin) (Insulinase) (Insulin protease)); translation: MVANEQQQQQQEEERKEVKLIQSPNDNNKYRYVKLKNGLEVVLVSDETTDQSSCCLSINIGSLCNPREIEGLAHFLEHMLFLGTEKFPVEKEFVNFIYLNGGSYNGTTSPNKTNYYFTVNQESFEEALDRFSSFFISPLMNEDAVNRELNAVDSEHNNNMQKDFWRMDRIVNDQFEGHPMSMFFTGDSSTLKRDDIREKVVEFYQRYYSANLMKVCIFGRESLDQLEEYANKYFLPIVNKDVKVPKLPPLAITSKSIMIEAEPTQDMDLLKFVFPIPDEKLCFSKNYKNASASILSHILGHECQGSLFSVLFNKDYAFSLSISSNSFYENMNKIEIQIHLTKTGLENVDEVIALLFQSFEFDTPEYFFTEKKLLSEINWKSFQKSAPASTTQAITSNLFRVERPEETLKYNNFLEQFAPEKIKEIQSYLRPDNMICLFYSSTKFKGKTTEIEPHYKIKFNKRYIEQSDFDKWKSFPKNTNLFLPKENPFLPIDTTIKAPQDHSIHIPKEVYNNNGVKVYHSLDHRFNSPKARVNIRFELTSYGNNQSMVMWNLLKKSLKEVLNEKILYYLSVLDFSMKLQILTTHVELQCYCFNDIIFTALGKVFDFLMNLDLNDMQFKRIKEKVAKRFLSSHYLSPYQISMRHLSLHNFNCNSMLLDKQEYLKKVTKSEFLNYFKSLFSYINFSAMVVGNASIEDACAFGEKLNSFSNRNSACPGEVFKLARVNLPSNTITHQREFLYDTNQTNCSSSISFLIGQFNRKTYATTLVICSILGSAYFEELRTKKQFGYVVNCAQDCTGNAISMRCIVQSHTKTPEEIFDATMEFFVGFEKTLDYFKTSPSDFKDLIENCQKQNTVKQQSNSAQSSLYWSFFTFCGDFEFEKKKYEDIGKITFDDVKQYYLDHLSPNTANLRIFAAHCYPQSYQIPDEVKPFGNVKVNLLRKYEHDNFKENHGYLSSKVNLQK